In a genomic window of Nostoc sp. UHCC 0870:
- a CDS encoding Uma2 family endonuclease has protein sequence MTLTTAKWSIEDYHRMIASGILAGRQVELLSGEIIEMSPEGESHAYCSDEAGEYLIYLLGNKAKVRQAKPITLPDSNSEPEPDIAIAQRLGQNYRKHHPYPENIFWLIEYSDSSLTKDLEVKTKIYAAAGIPEYWVINLRTMQLIIFREPTAEGYQSQEILTQGSITPLAFPEITVSIPKLLGN, from the coding sequence GTGACCCTAACAACTGCGAAGTGGAGCATTGAAGACTATCATCGCATGATTGCCTCTGGAATTTTAGCAGGGCGACAGGTGGAATTGCTAAGTGGAGAAATTATAGAAATGTCCCCAGAAGGTGAATCCCATGCTTATTGCAGTGATGAAGCGGGAGAATACCTAATTTACCTGTTAGGAAATAAAGCAAAAGTTCGACAAGCAAAACCAATCACCTTACCTGATAGTAACTCTGAACCAGAACCCGATATTGCGATCGCACAACGCTTGGGTCAAAATTACAGAAAACATCACCCTTATCCAGAAAATATTTTTTGGCTAATTGAATATTCAGATTCAAGTCTGACTAAAGATTTAGAAGTAAAAACCAAAATTTACGCCGCCGCAGGTATTCCAGAGTATTGGGTGATTAATTTGCGAACTATGCAACTTATTATATTTAGAGAACCTACCGCAGAAGGTTATCAGTCCCAAGAAATACTAACTCAAGGTAGTATTACACCCTTAGCATTTCCTGAAATTACGGTTTCTATTCCGAAATTACTGGGCAATTAA